The DNA segment TTTCGTTTTCCGAGCGCGTGCCCTGGGACCGACTTTTTGTGCCTCTCCCCTTTTGTTCGGCCCGCCAGCACTTACATAATCGGGCGAAGGAATGTGCCGATCCGGGCATTCCTCAAACGACGCTTCCGCCGCTCTCTGGCGCTTCGGGCCAGGGGACGGGCGAGACAAGGAGAGTTGCATGAATATCGAGAAGTACAGCGAACGCTCGCGCGGCTTCATCCAGAGCGCGCAGACCGCCGCGCTGGGCAAGGGGCACCAGCAGTTCAGCCCGGTGCATCTGCTCAAGGTGCTGCTTGACGACGACCAGGGCATGGCCAGCGGCCTTATCGAACGCGCCGGGGGCGACCCCAAGGCGGTTCGCGCCGGCGTCGAGGCTGCGCTCAACAAGATTCCCAAGGTTTCCGGCGATGCCGGCCAGCTTTATCTCAGCCGCGAATTGGCGCGAGTCTTCGACACAGCCGAGCAGGCCGCCCAGAAGGCCGGCGACAGCTTTGTCACGGTCGAGCGGCTGCTGCTGGCCCTCGTCATTGAAAAGGATACGGATGCCGGCAAGATTTTGGCTTCGGCCGGCGTCACGGCCCAGGGCCTCAATAGTGCCATCGAAGCCATCCGCAAGGGCCGCACCGCAGATTCCGCCTCAGCTGAAAACAGCTATGATGCGCTCAAGAAATATGCGCGCGACCTGACCCAGGATGTCCGGGAGGGAAAGCTCGATCCGGTGATCGGACGCGACGAGGAAATCCGCCGCACCATCCAGGTGCTGTCGCGCCGCACCAAGAACAATCCCGTGCTGATCGGCGAACCGGGCGTGGGCAAGACGGCGATCGCCGAGGGCCTTGCGATCCGCATGGTCAATGGCGACGTTCCCGAATCGCTCAAGAACAAGAGCCTGCTCGCACTCGACATGGGCGCCCTGATTGCCGGCGCGAAATATCGCGGCGAGTTCGAGGAGCGCCTGAAATCCGTATTGAGTGAAGTGCAGTCGGCAGAAGGGCAGATCGTGCTCTTTATCGACGAGATGCATACCCTGGTCGGTGCCGGCAAGAGCGAGGGCGCGATGGATGCGTCCAATCTCCTCAAGCCTGCCCTGGCGCGCGGTGAGCTGCACTGCGTGGGCGCGACGACGCTCGACGAGTATCGCAAGCATGTCGAGAAAGATCCGGCCCTGGCCCGGCGCTTCCAGCCGGTGTTCGTGTCCGAGCCGACTGTCGAAGACACGATCTCGATCCTGCGCGGGCTCAAGGAAAAGTACGAGCTTCACCACGGCATCCGCATCGCCGACTCCGCGCTGGTGAGTGCGGCGACGCTATCGAACCGCTACATCACTGATCGCTTCCTGCCCGACAAGGCCATCGACCTGATGGACGAAGCGGCGGCGCGGTTGCGCATGGCCGTGGATTCCAAGCCCGAGGCCCTCGACGAACTCGATCGGCGCATCATGCAGCTCAAGATCGAGCGCGAGGCGCTGAAGAAGGAAACCGACGACGGCTCGCGGACGCGGCTCGACCGGCTCGAGCAGGACCTCGCAGGCCTCGAAGAGCAGGCTCAGACTCTGTCGGCCAAATGGCTGGCGGAAAAGGAGCGCCTGCAGGGGTCAACAAAGCTCAAGGAAGAACTGGATGCTGCGCGCTCGCAGCTCGAGATCGCGCAGCGCCAGGGTGATCTGGCAAAGGCCGGCGAGCTCGCCTATGGCGTCATTCCCGATCTCGAGAAGCGGCTCAAGACCGCTGACGATCCCAATGGCGACGGCAAGCCGGACCCGTTAATGGCCAAGGAAACGGTCGAGCCCACCGATATCGCGCAGGTCGTGTCGCGCTGGACCGGCATTCCGGTCGATCGCATGATGGAAGGCGAGAAGGAAAAGCTTCTGCATATGGAGGCGACCCTTGGCGGCCGCGTCATCGGTCAGGCCGAAGCGGTGGCGGCGGTGGCC comes from the Devosia lucknowensis genome and includes:
- the clpB gene encoding ATP-dependent chaperone ClpB, producing MNIEKYSERSRGFIQSAQTAALGKGHQQFSPVHLLKVLLDDDQGMASGLIERAGGDPKAVRAGVEAALNKIPKVSGDAGQLYLSRELARVFDTAEQAAQKAGDSFVTVERLLLALVIEKDTDAGKILASAGVTAQGLNSAIEAIRKGRTADSASAENSYDALKKYARDLTQDVREGKLDPVIGRDEEIRRTIQVLSRRTKNNPVLIGEPGVGKTAIAEGLAIRMVNGDVPESLKNKSLLALDMGALIAGAKYRGEFEERLKSVLSEVQSAEGQIVLFIDEMHTLVGAGKSEGAMDASNLLKPALARGELHCVGATTLDEYRKHVEKDPALARRFQPVFVSEPTVEDTISILRGLKEKYELHHGIRIADSALVSAATLSNRYITDRFLPDKAIDLMDEAAARLRMAVDSKPEALDELDRRIMQLKIEREALKKETDDGSRTRLDRLEQDLAGLEEQAQTLSAKWLAEKERLQGSTKLKEELDAARSQLEIAQRQGDLAKAGELAYGVIPDLEKRLKTADDPNGDGKPDPLMAKETVEPTDIAQVVSRWTGIPVDRMMEGEKEKLLHMEATLGGRVIGQAEAVAAVAKAVRRSRAGLQDPNRPIGSFMFLGPTGVGKTELTKALAQFLFDDETAMVRLDMSEFMEKHSVARLIGAPPGYVGYDEGGVLTEAVRRRPYQVVLFDEIEKAHPDVFNVLLQVLDDGRLTDGQGRTVDFRNTVIILTSNLGAEYLVDLKDGESVELVRGKVLDAVKAAFRPEFLNRIDEILLFHRLGREHMGNIVDIQFSRLEKLLKDRDISLALTPKAREWLANEGYDPAYGARPLKRVIQRAVQDELAEEILSGAVSDGNRVVVDADDSGIVLLPGASASAIAAA